Proteins co-encoded in one Bos taurus isolate L1 Dominette 01449 registration number 42190680 breed Hereford chromosome X, ARS-UCD2.0, whole genome shotgun sequence genomic window:
- the ACTRT1 gene encoding actin-related protein T1 has translation MFNPYSLDTPAVIFDNGSGLCKVGMSGEIGPRHVISSVVGHPKFNMALPEANQKNYVVGENALFKYEALQLYYPIERGLVTRWDDMEKLWKYLFEWELGVKPCQRPVLMTEPSLNPRETREKTTEVMFETFNVPAFYLSNHAVVALYASAAVTGLVVDSGDGITCTVPIFEGYSLPHAVTKLYVAGRDITEHLTRLLLASGCNYPCILNKALVDDIKETLCYVALEPEKELCKKPEEIMKEYKLPDGNVIHLGDQLYQVPEILFAPDHLGVHNPGLSKMVSSSIMKCDTDIQKNLFAEIVLSGGTTLFPGLEERLMKELEQLAFRGTPIKITASPDRCFSAWIGASIVTSLSSFKQMWITSADFMEFGACVVQRRCF, from the coding sequence ATGTTTAACCCATACTCATTAGATACTCCAGCCGTAATTTTTGACAATGGATCAGGACTCTGTAAAGTAGGTATGTCTGGAGAGATTGGGCCCCGTCATGTCATCAGTTCTGTGGTGGGGCATCCTAAATTCAACATGGCTTTACCAGAAGCCAATCAGAAAAATTATGTTGTGGGAGAAAATGCCCTGTTCAAGTATGAGGCCTTGCAGTTGTACTACCCCATTGAACGTGGACTGGTAACAAGATGGGATGACATGGAGAAACTCTGGAAGTATCTTTTTGAGTGGGAACTGGGAGTAAAACCCTGTCAACGACCTGTGCTCATGACTGAACCCTCCTTGAACCCAAGAGAGACTCGCGAGAAGACAACAGAAGTGATGTTTGAGACCTTCAATGTGCCTGCCTTTTACCTGTCCAACCACGCGGTCGTAGCACTCTATGCCTCTGCTGCTGTCACGGGCCTAGTGGTGGACAGTGGGGATGGGATCACTTGCACTGTCCCCATCTTTGAGGGTTACTCCCTGCCTCATGCTGTCACCAAGCTCTATGTGGCAGGCAGGGACATCACAGAGCACCTCACCCGACTCCTCCTGGCTAGTGGGTGTAATTACCCTTGCATACTCAACAAGGCCTTAGTGGATGACATAAAAGAGACGCTGTGCTATGTTGCCTTGGAACCAGAGAAAGAACTCTGTAAGAAGCCAGAGGAGATCATGAAAGAATACAAGCTACCAGATGGGAATGTCATCCACCTTGGGGACCAGCTGTACCAGGTACCTGAGATTCTTTTTGCGCCTGACCACCTAGGTGTACACAACCCAGGACTATCAAAAATGGTCTCCAGCAGCATTATGAAGTGTGACACCGATATCCAGAAGAATCTTTTTGCAGAAATTGTTCTGTCTGGGGGCACCACTCTCTTCCCTGGGCTTGAGGAAAGACTTATGAAGGAACTGGAACAGCTGGCCTTCAGAGGCACTCCCATCAAGATCACTGCTTCTCCTGACAGATGTTTCTCTGCATGGATTGGTGCTTCCATCGTGACCTCTTTGAGCAGTTTCAAGCAAATGTGGATCACTTCTGCAGACTTCATGGAGTTTGGGGCATGTGTTGTCCAGAGAAGATGCTTTTAA